CGTGCCCGTGGCCGTCCGCGCCGCGGCGGCCAGCGTGTCGAGCAGGCCGGCGGGCTCGTGCTCCGGCCAGACGAGGGCGGCGCTGCGGCCGCGGTGGACGGCGAGGGACAGGGCGATGTCCGTGACGAAGGCGGCGAGAGCCGGCGGGGGACAGACGTCGGGGTCGGCTGGTTCGCTGCGCATGGGCCCCTCCGGCGTACGGCGCGGTGCGTTCCCCCGCCCGCTGTCCCGGAAATCCTGGCCCGCCGCAGGGCGGAGGGCCAGTCACGTATTCACGGTCCCGTGGCTCCCGCGGGGGCGTCGACCTCGTCGGTCATCCCGGCCCGGGCGGCGAGCACGCCCGCCTGGAAGCGGCTCTCGGCGCCGAGCGTCTCCATGATGTCCGCGATGTGCCGCCGGGCCGTGCGCAGGGACATGCCCAGCCGCCGGGCGATCGCCTCGTCCTTCAGCCCGGCGGCCAGCAGCCGGACGATGGTGTGGTCGAGCTCCTTGGCCACGCGCTCCAGCCCGTCCTGCCCGGCCTCGGAGAAGACGGTGGCGTGGGTCCAGGCCTGCTCGAAGATCTCGCAGAGGTAGGCGACGACGGAGGGCTCGCGGACGGCCACCGCGCCCCAGGTGCCCATGTGGTCGGGGATGAAGGCCAGCTCACGGTCGAAGACGATGATCCGCCCGAACAGCTCGTGCGCGGTGCGGTATTCGGCCCCGAGCGCCGAGGCGGCGGCCACATAGGCCTGGCTGGGCCCGTTGAACCGGGCGGTGTGGTGGTAGAGCGTACGGATCCGGATCCCGCGGTTGAGCAGGGCCGTGTCCCGGGCGAGGGCCTCCTCCATCGCCGCCGGCACCCGGTTGCCGCCCGGCTGGCTGGTCATCAGCTCGGTGCGGCACTCGGCGGAGGCGCGGTTGAGCGCGGCACGGACCTCCTCCAGGCTCGGAATGACCTCCAGCCCGGCCGGGGACGTCTCGCCGCGGCCGCGCAGAAATCTCTCCCGCAGCCGGTCGAAGTCCTCCTGGACCCGCTGCAACTGCGACTGCCGTTGCTGGATCGATTCCCGCAAGGACTCCGTCAGTCCGCCGAGGACGGCGTCCGGATCGACCGCCCGCACCCGGGCCGGGGCCTCCGGGCCGGCTTCCGCGTCCGGGACCACCAGCCGCAGGGCGGTCAGCTTCGCGAAGGCCGCGTCCACCTGCCCCCGCGTCAGGCCCAGATCGGCGGCGGCCCGTGCGGGATCGGTGCGCCGATGGTCGAGCACCCAGCCGTACGCGGCCATCTCGTCCGCACTCAGGGCGGTGCATGAGGCATCAGAGGCGCGGTCGTCGCATATGTCCATACTCATCCCCTGCTCGCCTTGCTGCCAGGCAGCTTGGTGATCTGTCCCGTGTGTGGTGATGGCGCCGGTTGTCCATCAGGCTTGGTCGTGCCGGTCGAGGCCGGCCGAAACCGGCAAGTCCCCCCACCGCGGTTGTTCGAACACCGGGCCACCGTGGGGATTTTAAGACGAATGTCTGCGGTTTCGGGGTATCCACCGTTGCTGTCATGTGACGCGTCGTCCCCTCCCAGGAAGGCAGTGAAGTCAGCGTGAACCAGGCGATCCCCCAAGCCCTCGCCCTCCTCTCCGAGCGCGAGCGGGAGGTGCTCGGCCACCTCGCCGACGGCCACACCTACGCCGCCATCGCCCGCCGCATGGGTGTCAGCGCCCACACGGTCGACACCTACCTGCGCCGGATCCGTGGCAAGACGGGGATCAACAACCGCACGCAGCTGGCGGTGTTGGCGGTGTCGTTCCACCAGCCCCGACTGGCGGCACTGCCCCGGGCGCAGGCCGCCTAAGACCGGCTATAGCCATTTCTGTCCGGTCTTATCCCCCATTCCCTTTCGTGCGCGGCAGTTTGGTGACATGGGTGACTACTGGAGACCGGGCCGGACGGCTCGGCATATTGATCCCACCGGCCACCGCCGGCCCACCCCCTACTTCAAGAGGACCTCATGAAGCGCATCGCCCTGGTTGCCGCCCCCGTCGTCGCGGCCCTCTTCGCCCTGGCGTCCCCCGCCCAGGCGGACACTGCCCCCACCACCCCCACCACCCCGGGGGCGACGGCAGGCGAGACGCCCCGCGTGATCGTCCTCCCCACGACCACCACCCGCCCCGGCGGCGGCAACAAGCCCACCGACAGCAGCTGGGGCGGCTGACCCCCGCGGCCTCCCAGCTGCCCGCACCCGAGCCCCGTGTCCGGCACCCCCCATGCCGACGGCGGGGCTCGGGCGCGTTCCCCGCCGGTCCCCCTGTCGGCCCCAACTCCGTGTCTCCCGATCACGCGCTTCGTTGTTTCGCCACGAATCGCGACGTCGTCCGACTTCACGTCCCGACCGCACACCCCGACTTCACCGGAGGCACGCAATGGCAGGTTTTCTCGACCGGGCCAAGGAGCAGGCGCAGCGCAGCATGGCGCAGGGCAAGGAAAAACTGGAGGAGGTCCAGGCCCAGCGGGCCGGGGGAGACCTGCTGAAGAAACTCGGCGCCGCCTACTACGCGGAAAAGCGCGGCTCGGGCACCCCCGAGGCGACCCAGCGCGCCCTGTCCGAACTCGACGCCCACATCACCGCCCACGGGGATGCTTTCCTGCGCGGCGCGTGACGCACCGCCGCGCAGGCAACCGCCGTGGCAGCGCGCGGGCTTGAGTCGTGCGGCCGGGGTGTGAGGGCAACGCAGAAGGGCCGGACTCAGTTCCCTGAGTCCGGCCCTTCGACTTGGCACTTACCGAGATCAGCGAGTGATCCGACTGCTTCCCGGTGAGTGCCCCCGGCAGGATTCGAACCTGCGCACACGGCTCCGGAGGCCGTTGCTCTATCCCCTGAGCTACGGGGGCGTGTCTGCCGCGTTTCGCGGCGACGGGTAGAACACTACCAGCTCTCGTCGGGTGGGAAGTAACAGGTGGTCGGGGGTGGTCGGGGCGGGGGATCAGCGCATGGGGTGGTGGGGGGTGGCGCGGTCGGAGAAAGCTCGCTCGCACGGGGGTGGAAGTGGGGAAAACCCGGACGCAGCGCGGCGGGCGCGCCTACTCTCGGGGTTGTGCCTGGCTTGTCCGGCCGGGTCCTCGTTGTCGACGACAACAAGGTCATCCGGCAGTTGATCAGGGTCAACCTCGAGCTCGAAGGCTTCGAGGTCGTGACCGCGGCCGATGGTGCCGAGTGCCTGGAGATCGTGCACCGCGTGCGTCCCGATGTCGTGACGCTGGACGTCGTCATGCCGCGTCTCGACGGACTGCAGGCCGCCGCTCGGCTACGGGCCGATGTCCGCACGCGGGACATACCGATCGCGATCATCAGTGCCTGCACCCAGCTGGAAGTCGACGGCGGCCGGGCCGCCGGGGTGGACGCGTTCCTGGCGAAGCCGTTCGAGCCGGCGGAGATGGTGCGGCTCGTCCGGCGGCTCATGGGGTGCGGTCAAGTGAAGGGCGACGACGGGCTGCCGGGGGTCCGCACCCCCGGGGAGGCGGAGCCGGCCGCGCGGCCCGCCGGGTAGCCGCGGTGGCCGTGGCGGCCCCTCCTTCCGTCCCGTCTGGTGAAACCTGTTCGCGGAGTGACCCCCCACCTCCCCTAGGCTTGACCCTGTGACCCCCGCCGATCTCACCCGCACCGTGCTGCACACCGTGCGTCGCGCCGTCGAGGCCGACGAGCTGTGCGCCGTCGTGCCGGAGCGGGTCACCGTGCGGGTTCCGCCGCGGCCGGGGTGCGGGGACTACGCCACCAACGTCGCCCTGCGGATCGCCCAGGACACCGGCCGCCCCGCCCTCGACGTCGCCGAGGTGCTGCGACGGCGGCTCGTGCGGGAGCCGGGGATCGCGGCGGTCGACATCGCCGGACCCGGGTTCCTCAACATCACCCTCGCCGGCGCCGGCCAGGCGGAGCTGGTGCGGGGGCTGCTGGGCGCCCGGGAGGGCGGCCGGCCCCTCCCGCTCCCCGAACCCGACCCCGCGCTGCTGCGCCGGCTCGGTGCGGACGCCGCCCGGTGGAGCCTGCTCTGCCCGCCCGGCCTCGACCGCGACCTGCTGCTCGCACAGCGCGAGAGTAACCCGCTCTTCCGGGTCCGCTACGCCCACGCCCGTAGCCAGGCACTGCTGCGCAACGCCCGTGACCTGGGGTTCTCACCCGAACCCGGGGAGATCGACAGCGCGGACGCCGGAGCGCTCCTGGCCGCCCTCGCCGACCACGCCCGCGTCAGTGCCACCCGTGCGCCCGACCGGCTGGCCCGGCATCTCGAACGGCTCGCCGACGCCTTCCTCCGCTGGACCGCGGCGTGTCCCACGCTGCCCCGCGGCGACGAGAAACCCTCGGCCGTTCACCGCGCCCGACTGGCCGTCGCCGAGGCCTCGGGCAAGGTGCTCGCCGACGGCCTCCACCAGCTCGGCATCACCGCACCCGCACACCTCTGAGGAGATCAGAGCCCATGAGCCGCTCCGCCCACCCCGCCGGGCCCCGCTACGCCGACGTCCTTCCTGAGGGTCACTACACCGCACCGCCCACGGACCTCAACGCGCTCGACCCGCGTGTGTGGTCCCGCACCGTCACCCGGAACGCCGAGGGCGTCGCCACCGTCGGCGGGCTCGACGTGAAGCGGCTCGCCGAGGAGTTCGGCACCCCCGCCTACTTCCTCGACGAGGACGACTTCCGCGCCCGCTGCCGCGCCTGGCGCGACGCCTTCGGTGACGAGGCCGACGTCTTCTACGCCGGCAAGGCGTTCCTCTCCCGGGCCGTCGTGCGCTGGCTGCACGAGGAGGGCCTCAACCTCGACGTCTGCTCCGCCGGGGAGCTGGCCACCGCCCTCGACGCCGGAATGCCCGCCGAGCGCATCGCGCTGCACGGCAACAACAAGTCGGCCGAGGAGATCACCCGCGCCGTCGAGGCCGGGGTCGGGCGGATCGTCCTCGACTCCTTCCAGGAGATCGTCCGCGTCGCGCACATCGCCGAGCGGCTCGGCAAGCGCCAGCGCGTGCAGATCCGCGTCACCGTCGGCGTCGAGGCGCACACCCACGAGTTCATCGCCACCGCCCACGAGGACCAGAAGTTCGGTCTCGCGCTGGCCGGCGGGCAGGCGGCCGAGGCCGTCCGGCGCGCGCTCAAGCTCGACGGGCTCGAGGTCATCGGCATCCACTCGCACATCGGCTCGCAGATCTTCGACACCTCCGGCTTCGAGGTGGCCGCCCACCGAGTCGTCGGGCTGCTGAAGGAGATCCGCGACGAGCACGGCATCGAGCTGCCCGAGATCGACCTCGGCGGCGGCCTCGGCATCGCCTACACCCCCGAGGACGACCCGCGCGAGCCGCACGAGATCGCCAAGGCGCTGGGCGACATCGTCACCCGCGAGTGCGCGGCCGCCGGGCTCGCCGTGCCGCGCCTGTCCGTCGAGCCGGGGCGCGCCATCGTCGGCCCCACGGCCTTCACGCTGTACGAGGTCGGCACCATCAAGGAGCTGCCGGGCCTGCGGACGTACGTGAGCGTCGACGGCGGCATGTCCGACAACATCCGTACCGCGCTCTACGACGCCGAGTACTCCGTCGCGCTGGTCTCCCGCACCTCCACCGCCGCGCCGATGCTCTCCCGCGTCGTCGGCAAGCACTGCGAGTCCGGCGACATCGTCGTCCGTGACGCCTTCCTCCCCGCCGACCTGGCGCCCGGCGATCTGCTCGCCGTGCCCGCGACCGGTGCCTACTGCCGCTCGATGGCGAGCAACTACAACCATGCGCTGCGCCCGCCGGTCGTAGCGGTGAAGGATGGTGCCGCACGGGTCATCGTGCGGCGCGAGACGGAGGAGGACCTGCTCCGCCTCGACGTCGGATAAACCACGCGGGCAACCCCGTGTCGGCCGAAATACGTCGGCTGGCATTTAGCTGACAGATGATTCCGTTGGCGGACACATGTCGGCCCACGGAAACAAAGATCTCGAATACTGGACCCGGGGAGGGAAACCCCCGTCCAGTGAGTGAGACTGGTGAACCACCGAAGATGTACGAGGCTGTGTCGATGAGAAGCAGGGGTCGGATGATGCGTACGCGTCCGCTGAAAGTGGCGCTGCTGGGCTGTGGAGTGGTCGGCTCAGAGGTGGCGCGCATCATGACGACGCACGCGGACGACCTCGCGGCGCGCATCGGCGCGCCCGTCGAGCTCGCCGGCATCGCCGTCCGCCGCCCGAGCCGGGTGCGCGCCGGGGTGCCCGCGGAGCTGATCACCACCGATGCCACCGCGCTCGTCAAGCGCGGTGACATCGATGTGGTCGTCGAGGTCATCGGCGGCATCGAGCCCGCCCGCGCGCTGATCACGACCGCGTTCGAGCACGGCGCCAGCGTCGTCTCCGCGAACAAGGCGCTGCTCGCCCAGGACGGTGCCGCCCTGCACGCCGCCGCCGAGAGCCACGGCGCCGACCTGTACTACGAGGCCGCCGTCGCGGGCGCCATCCCGCTCGTCCGGCCGCTGCGCGAGTCCCTCGCCGGCGACAAGGTCAACCGGGTGCTCGGCATCGTCAACGGCACGACCAACTTCATCCTCGACAAGATGGACACCAGCGGCGCGGGCTACTCCGAGGCGCTGGACGAGGCCACCGCCCTCGGTTACGCCGAGGCGGACCCGACCGCCGACGTCGAGGGCTTCGACGCCGCCGCCAAGGCCGCGATCCTGGCCGGCATCGCCTTCCACACCCGGGTCCGGCTGGACGACGTGCACCGCGAGGGCATGACCGAGGTCACCGCAGCCGACTTCGCGTCCGCGAAGCAGATGGGGTGCACCATCAAGCTGCTCGCCATCTGCGAGCGGGCCGCCGACGGGCAGTCCGTCACCGCCCGCGTGCACCCGGCGATGATCCCGCTGAGCCACCCCCTCGCCTCCGTGCGCGAGGCCTACAACGCGGTGTTCATCGAGGCCGAGGCGGCCGGCCAGCTGATGTTCTACGGGCCGGGCGCGGGCGGCTCGCCGACCGCCTCCGCGGTCC
The window above is part of the Streptomyces syringium genome. Proteins encoded here:
- a CDS encoding helix-turn-helix transcriptional regulator; translated protein: MSMDICDDRASDASCTALSADEMAAYGWVLDHRRTDPARAAADLGLTRGQVDAAFAKLTALRLVVPDAEAGPEAPARVRAVDPDAVLGGLTESLRESIQQRQSQLQRVQEDFDRLRERFLRGRGETSPAGLEVIPSLEEVRAALNRASAECRTELMTSQPGGNRVPAAMEEALARDTALLNRGIRIRTLYHHTARFNGPSQAYVAAASALGAEYRTAHELFGRIIVFDRELAFIPDHMGTWGAVAVREPSVVAYLCEIFEQAWTHATVFSEAGQDGLERVAKELDHTIVRLLAAGLKDEAIARRLGMSLRTARRHIADIMETLGAESRFQAGVLAARAGMTDEVDAPAGATGP
- a CDS encoding response regulator transcription factor; amino-acid sequence: MNQAIPQALALLSEREREVLGHLADGHTYAAIARRMGVSAHTVDTYLRRIRGKTGINNRTQLAVLAVSFHQPRLAALPRAQAA
- a CDS encoding response regulator, whose translation is MPGLSGRVLVVDDNKVIRQLIRVNLELEGFEVVTAADGAECLEIVHRVRPDVVTLDVVMPRLDGLQAAARLRADVRTRDIPIAIISACTQLEVDGGRAAGVDAFLAKPFEPAEMVRLVRRLMGCGQVKGDDGLPGVRTPGEAEPAARPAG
- the nrtL gene encoding ArgS-related anticodon-binding protein NrtL, with amino-acid sequence MTPADLTRTVLHTVRRAVEADELCAVVPERVTVRVPPRPGCGDYATNVALRIAQDTGRPALDVAEVLRRRLVREPGIAAVDIAGPGFLNITLAGAGQAELVRGLLGAREGGRPLPLPEPDPALLRRLGADAARWSLLCPPGLDRDLLLAQRESNPLFRVRYAHARSQALLRNARDLGFSPEPGEIDSADAGALLAALADHARVSATRAPDRLARHLERLADAFLRWTAACPTLPRGDEKPSAVHRARLAVAEASGKVLADGLHQLGITAPAHL
- the lysA gene encoding diaminopimelate decarboxylase, yielding MSRSAHPAGPRYADVLPEGHYTAPPTDLNALDPRVWSRTVTRNAEGVATVGGLDVKRLAEEFGTPAYFLDEDDFRARCRAWRDAFGDEADVFYAGKAFLSRAVVRWLHEEGLNLDVCSAGELATALDAGMPAERIALHGNNKSAEEITRAVEAGVGRIVLDSFQEIVRVAHIAERLGKRQRVQIRVTVGVEAHTHEFIATAHEDQKFGLALAGGQAAEAVRRALKLDGLEVIGIHSHIGSQIFDTSGFEVAAHRVVGLLKEIRDEHGIELPEIDLGGGLGIAYTPEDDPREPHEIAKALGDIVTRECAAAGLAVPRLSVEPGRAIVGPTAFTLYEVGTIKELPGLRTYVSVDGGMSDNIRTALYDAEYSVALVSRTSTAAPMLSRVVGKHCESGDIVVRDAFLPADLAPGDLLAVPATGAYCRSMASNYNHALRPPVVAVKDGAARVIVRRETEEDLLRLDVG
- a CDS encoding homoserine dehydrogenase produces the protein MMRTRPLKVALLGCGVVGSEVARIMTTHADDLAARIGAPVELAGIAVRRPSRVRAGVPAELITTDATALVKRGDIDVVVEVIGGIEPARALITTAFEHGASVVSANKALLAQDGAALHAAAESHGADLYYEAAVAGAIPLVRPLRESLAGDKVNRVLGIVNGTTNFILDKMDTSGAGYSEALDEATALGYAEADPTADVEGFDAAAKAAILAGIAFHTRVRLDDVHREGMTEVTAADFASAKQMGCTIKLLAICERAADGQSVTARVHPAMIPLSHPLASVREAYNAVFIEAEAAGQLMFYGPGAGGSPTASAVLGDLVAVCRNKLGEATGPGESAYTRLPVSPMGEVVTRYHISLDVADKPGVLAQVATVFAEHDVSIDTVRQTGKDGEASLVVVTHRAPDAALSATVEALRKLDTVRGVASIMRVEGE